The DNA segment CGACACAACGCTTAAGGCCGGTGACGATCTCTCCCGCCGCCTATACCCCGGCACCAACGTGTGGGGGAATCCGAGAGGAGAGAGAAACATGGTCGAGATTGGCTACAAACTCTTCACCGAGTCGCACAGTGCGCCCGAACTGGTGAAGAACGCAAGACTGGCCGAGGATGCCGGGTTCTCGTTTCTGAGCATCAGCGATCACTACCTCCCGTGGATCTCGAACCACGGGCGCGCCGGGTTTGCCTGGTGCACCATCGGCGGGGTATCGCAGGCCACCTCGCGGGTCAGGGTCTCCACCGGCGTGACCTGCCCGCTGATACGTTACCACCCGGCGATCGTCGCGCAGGCCGCCGCAACCGCCGCCACGATGATGCCGGGGAGGTTCGAACTCGGGCTCGGGACGGGCGAGAGCCTGAACGAACACGTCGTCAGCGGCGTTTTTCCGACATCCGAGCCGGTGCGGCTCGATATGCTCCGGGAAGCGGTGAAGATCATCCGGCTGCTCTGGAGGGGCGGGATGCAGGACTACTCCGGCGTCTACTACACCCTCGATAACGCGCAGATCTACGAACTGCCGCGGGAACTCCCCCAGATCCGCATCTCGGCGGAAGGGCCGATCTCGGCAGAGGTGGCCGGCGAGATCGGTGACGCGCTCATCCACTTCGAGCAGAAGCCCGAGGAGGTCATCGAGACGTTCCGCGCTTCAGGCGGCGAGGGCAAATCGTGCATGATCGAGACCGTGGTCTGCTATGGCCGAAGCGTTGAGGAGGCGAAGCGCACGGCATACGAGTGGTTCCCCGTGGCAGCGAACAAGGGGGAGCTGAACTGGATCGTCCCCACCCCGACGCACTTCGAGCAGTTGCAGCAGATGGTGACACCGAACGATGTTGCAAAGAACGTCCTCTGCGGCCCCGACCCGCAGAAGATCATAGAGAAGGTGGGCAAATTCGTCGATATGGGTTACGACAGCATCCTGCTTCACCAGGTCGGCCCGGAGCAGAAAGAGTTCATCAACCTCGCGCACGACGTCATCCTGCCCGAGTTCGGGATCAAGCCCCCGCGGCCTGAGTCCGGGGGCAGGATGGTACCCGGCCCTGCGCGGTGAGCCGGAGGCCGGTGAATCTTTTTTACGGTCGCTGCCATGTCCAGGGCCAGGCAGTGCTACCGGCGTGCCCTTTCTCCGAGGTATCACCCGATGATCGCACCGACTGCGGTGCCCGCAACCCCGCCGGGCAGCCCGGCACGCATCAGTCCCGCGTTCATCCCGAGCGCCGCTCCGACTCCGGCAGACCCACCTGCAACATCTGGCATTCCTATCCGGTCTGCCCCTCCGGATTCGATGCCCTCGTCTGTGATGATGAGGTGAGGATGCCCTCTGCAGGGGCCTCCATCACCCATACCATTTTAAGCAGAAGCGATGATTCCGGGATCAACAGGAGGAAAGAACTGTGGTATCAAAACTGATGGACTACTTCAACAAACAGCCGAGGATTGGTCTTCTCAGCAGCGCAAACAAAGAGGGAAAGGTCGATGCGGCAATCTTCGGCTCGCCGATGATGCTCGACGAGAAGACCGTCGTCATGGGGCTCGGGGAGAACCGCACGTTTGAATACCTGCAGGAGAACCCGAACGCCGTCTACACGATCGTGGAGCAGGGAGAGACGATCATGGACTGGAAAGGGCTCCGGGTCTACCTGAAGATGAAGGAGTATGCAACTTCCGGGGAGACGCTGGAG comes from the Methanoculleus marisnigri JR1 genome and includes:
- a CDS encoding TIGR03557 family F420-dependent LLM class oxidoreductase, which produces MVEIGYKLFTESHSAPELVKNARLAEDAGFSFLSISDHYLPWISNHGRAGFAWCTIGGVSQATSRVRVSTGVTCPLIRYHPAIVAQAAATAATMMPGRFELGLGTGESLNEHVVSGVFPTSEPVRLDMLREAVKIIRLLWRGGMQDYSGVYYTLDNAQIYELPRELPQIRISAEGPISAEVAGEIGDALIHFEQKPEEVIETFRASGGEGKSCMIETVVCYGRSVEEAKRTAYEWFPVAANKGELNWIVPTPTHFEQLQQMVTPNDVAKNVLCGPDPQKIIEKVGKFVDMGYDSILLHQVGPEQKEFINLAHDVILPEFGIKPPRPESGGRMVPGPAR
- a CDS encoding pyridoxamine 5'-phosphate oxidase, with translation MVSKLMDYFNKQPRIGLLSSANKEGKVDAAIFGSPMMLDEKTVVMGLGENRTFEYLQENPNAVYTIVEQGETIMDWKGLRVYLKMKEYATSGETLETYKKQVAKVAGEDAAAMIHATVTFEVTEIRPLIDMGQGWEKSI